One window of the Clostridium sp. MB40-C1 genome contains the following:
- a CDS encoding MarR family winged helix-turn-helix transcriptional regulator produces the protein MNFCEHDSLYHIFIQVIRLHYHRTHILLEKVGVYPGQPPMLIALYHKDGQSQKELADKLKIKPSTITVMLRRMEKAQLVERRLDVEDQRVSRVYLTHQGKKICKEVKEIIQSIGSECFSGFTVEEKVLFRRLLMQMRDNLSNEEDNKLDG, from the coding sequence ATGAACTTTTGTGAACATGATTCACTATATCATATTTTTATTCAAGTAATAAGGCTTCACTATCATCGTACGCACATACTTCTTGAAAAAGTAGGAGTTTATCCTGGGCAACCACCGATGCTAATAGCATTGTATCATAAAGATGGACAAAGCCAAAAGGAGTTAGCTGATAAGCTTAAGATAAAGCCTTCTACTATTACAGTAATGCTTAGAAGAATGGAGAAAGCACAACTTGTAGAGCGAAGATTAGATGTTGAAGATCAACGTGTATCAAGAGTATATCTTACACATCAAGGTAAAAAAATTTGTAAGGAAGTAAAAGAAATTATACAAAGTATAGGCTCAGAATGTTTTAGTGGTTTTACAGTAGAAGAGAAAGTTTTATTTCGTAGGCTATTAATGCAAATGCGAGATAATCTTTCAAATGAAGAAGATAATAAATTAGACGGCTAA
- a CDS encoding VCBS repeat-containing protein produces the protein MKNYQSNNTYILDFKVGDVNGDGILDRIYLIGNKESEGAIFEKNIALVIEDGLTNHRLYVPLETNAGYGARLFLGDFTNDRVKDIKISIDSGGSGGLAYYYIYSFKNNVLKLIFDYEDFNQEYQYQVIYRDNYKVDVINKRMKEIYTIDISYRDPEYLSEIYNADGTLKEPLMGWVNPLGALWPVVTNRNSRRNTYDLLAIQRIAGRYNADALGNVQTLLTWDGTKFNPEYGEVTLFGREYIG, from the coding sequence ATGAAAAATTACCAATCAAATAATACTTATATATTAGATTTTAAAGTAGGAGATGTGAATGGTGATGGAATACTAGATAGGATATATCTTATAGGAAATAAGGAAAGTGAAGGAGCCATATTTGAAAAAAATATAGCTTTAGTTATTGAAGATGGATTAACAAACCATAGGTTATATGTACCACTTGAAACTAATGCTGGGTATGGAGCTAGGTTGTTTTTGGGGGATTTCACCAATGATAGAGTTAAAGATATAAAGATAAGTATAGATTCAGGTGGAAGTGGGGGACTCGCATATTACTATATATATTCTTTTAAAAACAATGTTCTAAAGTTGATATTTGATTATGAGGATTTTAACCAAGAATATCAATATCAGGTTATCTATCGTGATAATTATAAGGTGGATGTTATAAACAAAAGAATGAAGGAGATTTATACTATTGATATAAGTTATAGAGATCCAGAATATCTTTCTGAGATATATAATGCAGATGGTACATTAAAAGAGCCTTTAATGGGATGGGTAAATCCATTAGGTGCACTTTGGCCTGTAGTTACAAATAGAAATTCAAGAAGAAATACTTATGATTTACTTGCAATACAAAGAATTGCTGGAAGATATAATGCTGATGCACTAGGTAATGTACAGACACTTCTAACTTGGGATGGTACTAAATTTAATCCTGAATATGGGGAAGTTACATTGTTTGGAAGAGAATATATTGGATAA
- a CDS encoding cation-translocating P-type ATPase encodes MKNLHQKSKQELMHILNVTSKGLTNEDVQKQREKYGLNQLKETVKKTTFQVFLEQFKDFLVIILLLAATISMFLGNLESSIVIFLVVVLNAILGTVQHIKAEQSLTSLKTLSAPTAKVLRNCKKVEIPSREVVVGDILYLDSGDYVSADGRIIKNYGLQVNESSLTGESESVLKTESIIDQDIVSISDKKNMAFAGSLVTYGRASILVTSVGMNTELGKVAELLENTKEKKTPLQVSLDDFSKKLTVAILIICVIVFGLNIYRGYILIDSFIFAVALAVAAIPEALSSIVTIVLSLGTQKMAKESAIIRKLQALESLGSVSIICSDKTGTLTQNKMTVKKLYVDNKVLNYNELNTQKSIEKNLVLMSLLCNDAVTIENKEIGDPTEVALVNLGDIYNLDELTIRKNYPRLDEIAFDSDRKLMSTVHNISGKTLMVTKGALDVLLTKTIMISSSKGTKPLTPKDIENIEKANETFSKNGLRVLSFAYKEIDKNQSITITDEDNLIFLGLIAMIDPPRKESAKAVADCISAGIKPIMITGDHKITASAIAKQIGILKDNSQAIEGCEIDNMSDEELKQKVENISVYARVSPEHKIRIVRAWQEKGNVVAMTGDGVNDAPALKQADIGIAMGITGTEVAKDAASMILTDDNFSTIVKAISNGRNIYRNIKNSIKFLLSGNAAGILSVLYASLTDLPVPFAPVHLLFINLLTDSLPAIALGLDPNKKDVMREQPRNITTPILSKEFGINILLEGLLLAICSMTAFHIGLSTGNTMLATTMAFSTLCLSRLIHGFNTRSKESVFKIGIFSNKYLWIAFSLGFILLNSVLLFKPLKVIFQVSNLNLNQLLTVYGLSLIPFIIIQTYKSVFTQSNTKTTYRKKSLERV; translated from the coding sequence ATGAAAAATCTTCACCAAAAATCCAAACAAGAATTAATGCACATATTGAATGTGACTTCTAAAGGATTAACTAACGAGGACGTTCAAAAGCAAAGAGAAAAATATGGTTTAAATCAACTAAAAGAAACAGTAAAGAAAACAACATTTCAAGTTTTTTTAGAACAATTTAAAGATTTCTTAGTGATAATACTATTACTTGCAGCAACTATATCTATGTTTTTAGGAAATCTTGAAAGCTCCATTGTTATATTTTTAGTAGTTGTATTAAACGCTATTTTAGGTACTGTGCAACATATTAAAGCAGAACAATCTTTAACTAGTTTAAAAACCCTATCTGCTCCAACTGCCAAAGTGCTAAGAAATTGTAAAAAAGTTGAAATACCTTCAAGAGAAGTAGTTGTAGGTGATATTTTATATTTAGACTCTGGTGATTATGTATCTGCTGATGGTAGAATAATTAAAAATTACGGACTTCAAGTTAATGAAAGTTCACTAACTGGTGAATCAGAAAGTGTTTTAAAAACAGAGAGTATCATAGACCAAGATATCGTCTCAATAAGTGATAAAAAAAACATGGCTTTTGCAGGTAGTTTAGTAACTTATGGTAGAGCTTCTATACTAGTTACTTCAGTAGGTATGAACACAGAACTTGGAAAAGTAGCTGAACTTTTAGAAAATACAAAGGAAAAGAAAACTCCATTACAAGTTAGTTTAGATGATTTCAGTAAAAAATTAACTGTTGCTATATTAATTATATGCGTTATTGTATTTGGATTAAATATATATAGAGGATATATACTTATTGACTCTTTTATATTTGCAGTTGCCCTAGCAGTAGCAGCTATACCTGAAGCTTTAAGCTCTATTGTGACAATAGTATTATCTTTAGGCACACAAAAAATGGCTAAAGAAAGTGCTATAATACGGAAACTTCAAGCTTTAGAAAGCTTAGGAAGTGTATCAATAATCTGCTCTGATAAGACTGGTACTTTAACACAAAACAAAATGACCGTAAAAAAATTATATGTAGATAATAAAGTTTTAAATTACAATGAGTTAAATACTCAAAAATCTATTGAAAAAAACTTAGTATTAATGAGCTTACTTTGCAACGATGCTGTAACTATTGAAAATAAAGAAATTGGTGATCCTACAGAAGTAGCTCTTGTAAATTTAGGTGATATTTATAATTTAGATGAATTAACTATAAGAAAGAATTATCCAAGACTTGATGAAATAGCTTTCGACTCAGATAGAAAACTTATGAGTACTGTTCATAATATATCTGGTAAAACCTTAATGGTAACTAAGGGTGCTTTAGATGTATTGCTTACTAAAACCATAATGATAAGTTCCTCTAAAGGTACAAAACCACTTACACCTAAGGACATAGAAAATATCGAAAAAGCAAACGAAACTTTCTCTAAAAACGGATTGAGAGTTCTTTCCTTCGCCTATAAAGAAATTGATAAAAATCAATCTATTACTATAACTGATGAAGACAACTTAATATTTTTAGGTCTTATTGCTATGATAGATCCACCAAGAAAAGAATCTGCTAAAGCAGTAGCTGATTGTATAAGTGCCGGTATTAAACCAATTATGATAACTGGTGACCACAAAATTACTGCTTCTGCTATAGCTAAACAAATTGGTATATTAAAAGATAACTCTCAAGCTATTGAAGGCTGTGAAATTGATAATATGAGTGATGAAGAATTAAAGCAAAAAGTTGAAAATATCTCTGTTTATGCTAGAGTTTCCCCAGAGCATAAAATAAGAATAGTAAGGGCATGGCAAGAAAAAGGCAATGTAGTTGCCATGACTGGTGATGGAGTTAATGATGCTCCTGCTTTAAAACAAGCTGATATAGGTATAGCTATGGGAATTACAGGAACAGAAGTTGCCAAAGATGCTGCTTCAATGATACTAACAGATGATAATTTTTCAACTATTGTAAAAGCTATATCTAATGGTAGAAATATCTATAGAAACATCAAAAATTCTATTAAATTTTTATTATCTGGAAATGCAGCAGGAATTCTATCAGTTTTATATGCCTCTTTAACCGATCTCCCTGTCCCGTTTGCTCCAGTTCACCTTTTATTTATTAATCTGCTTACTGATAGCCTTCCTGCTATAGCTTTAGGCCTTGATCCTAATAAAAAAGACGTAATGAGAGAACAACCTCGAAATATAACTACCCCTATATTAAGTAAGGAGTTTGGAATCAATATTTTACTTGAAGGTTTATTGCTAGCTATATGTTCAATGACAGCTTTTCATATTGGTTTAAGTACTGGTAACACAATGTTAGCAACTACTATGGCTTTTTCAACTCTATGCCTTTCAAGATTAATTCATGGTTTTAATACTCGCTCTAAAGAATCTGTATTTAAAATAGGGATATTCTCTAACAAATATTTATGGATAGCTTTCTCTCTAGGCTTTATTCTTTTAAATTCAGTTTTATTATTTAAACCATTAAAAGTAATTTTTCAAGTTAGTAATCTTAATTTAAATCAACTCTTAACAGTATATGGCTTGTCCTTAATACCTTTTATAATAATTCAAACTTATAAATCAGTATTTACTCAATCAAATACTAAAACCACTTATCGTAAGAAATCTTTAGAAAGAGTCTGA
- a CDS encoding ABC transporter ATP-binding protein, with the protein MIKLFRFLKPYTSYIVAVFILVFFQSISELYLPTLMSDIVNKGIVNGDTNYILKIGGLMLFVAAGGTICTVFANFLSSKAATGFGKILRNKVFSKVESFSLQEFDKIGTASLITRTTNDITQVQQVLMIMLRMMVSAPMMCIGGIIMAVSKDARLSLVLVAIIPILVLAIFIIARTGIPLFKTMQVKIDKLNLVVREELVGIRVIRAFNRIDHEKKRFNEANNDLTDTAIKVNKILATLMPVMMVVLNFTSIAIIWFGGIRIDNGNMQVGDLMAFIQYAMQIMFSLIMVSMMFVMIPRASASAVRINEVLDIEPEIKDAENVKNSDSKRGYVEFKNVTFSYPGAEQPAINNINFMAKPGETTAIIGGTGSGKSTMISLIPRFYDIDSGSILVDGLDIRKMSQESLRDKIGFVPQTSVIFTGSIKDNIRYGKENASDEEVKCAAETAQAMEFISNMEDKFDSVIAQGGTNVSGGQKQRLSIARALVRRPEIYIFDDSFSALDFKTDSKLRAALRKETTDSTVIIVAQRVSTVMDADRIIVLDEGEVVGMGKHKELLDSCSIYREIVASQLSEEEIA; encoded by the coding sequence ATGATAAAATTATTTAGGTTTTTAAAGCCATATACATCGTATATAGTTGCAGTTTTTATACTTGTTTTTTTTCAATCAATTTCTGAATTATATTTACCAACGTTGATGTCGGATATTGTTAACAAGGGAATAGTTAATGGTGATACTAATTATATTTTAAAAATTGGAGGATTAATGCTTTTTGTTGCTGCAGGTGGAACTATATGTACAGTATTTGCTAATTTCCTATCTTCAAAAGCTGCAACAGGATTTGGAAAAATTCTCCGTAATAAGGTTTTTTCAAAAGTTGAGAGTTTTTCACTACAAGAGTTTGATAAGATAGGTACAGCCTCTCTTATTACAAGAACTACAAATGATATTACTCAAGTTCAACAAGTGCTTATGATAATGCTTCGTATGATGGTTAGTGCTCCTATGATGTGTATTGGTGGCATTATTATGGCAGTATCAAAGGATGCGAGATTGTCTCTTGTTCTTGTTGCTATCATTCCAATACTTGTTTTGGCTATATTTATAATAGCTAGAACAGGAATACCTCTTTTTAAAACAATGCAAGTAAAAATTGATAAACTAAATCTTGTTGTTCGAGAGGAATTAGTTGGTATTAGAGTAATACGTGCATTTAACCGTATTGATCATGAGAAAAAGCGTTTTAATGAAGCTAACAATGATCTTACTGATACAGCTATTAAAGTAAATAAAATATTAGCAACCTTAATGCCAGTTATGATGGTAGTACTTAACTTCACATCAATTGCTATCATTTGGTTTGGGGGTATTCGTATAGATAATGGAAATATGCAAGTTGGAGATTTGATGGCATTTATTCAATATGCAATGCAGATCATGTTTTCATTAATAATGGTTTCAATGATGTTTGTTATGATACCTCGTGCATCAGCTTCAGCAGTAAGAATTAATGAGGTTCTAGATATTGAACCAGAAATTAAGGATGCTGAAAATGTTAAGAATTCTGATAGCAAAAGAGGATATGTTGAATTTAAGAATGTAACTTTTAGTTATCCAGGAGCAGAACAACCAGCTATAAATAATATTAATTTTATGGCAAAACCAGGAGAGACAACAGCCATTATCGGAGGAACAGGTTCAGGAAAATCTACAATGATAAGTCTTATTCCTAGATTTTATGATATTGATAGTGGAAGTATTTTAGTTGATGGTTTAGACATACGAAAAATGAGTCAAGAAAGTCTTAGAGATAAAATTGGGTTTGTTCCTCAAACGTCGGTTATTTTTACTGGCTCAATTAAGGATAACATTAGGTATGGTAAAGAAAATGCTAGTGATGAAGAGGTCAAGTGCGCAGCTGAAACAGCTCAAGCTATGGAGTTTATATCAAATATGGAAGATAAATTTGACTCTGTTATAGCACAAGGAGGAACAAATGTTTCTGGAGGACAAAAGCAGAGGCTTTCTATTGCACGTGCCTTAGTTAGAAGGCCTGAAATATATATTTTTGATGATAGTTTTTCAGCTCTTGATTTTAAAACAGATTCTAAACTTAGAGCTGCTTTAAGAAAGGAGACCACAGATTCTACTGTGATTATTGTTGCTCAAAGGGTTAGTACTGTTATGGATGCTGACAGAATTATAGTTTTAGATGAAGGTGAAGTTGTAGGAATGGGTAAACATAAGGAACTTTTAGACAGTTGCAGCATATATCGTGAAATTGTAGCTTCGCAACTTTCAGAGGAGGAAATAGCATGA
- a CDS encoding ABC transporter ATP-binding protein, with translation MSEQKKGAKSGGHMGPHMGMPVEKAKDFKGTLKRLLKYLKPRKFQIIIVFFMAILSTVFSIVSPKIMGRATTKLFEGLMAKFMAAKMHKPIPSVDFGYIKHILFILVILYAISAFFSYIQQFIMAGVAQKTVLEMRKDINDKLQRLPLKFFDSRTHGEILSRVTNDVDNIATTLQQSLTQLITSVVTIVGVIIMMLTISPLMTLIAFVTLPLCAIVTKKIASTSQKYFSGQQKELGNLNGHVEEMYTGHKIVKAFGREGDSIDKFNEINEKLYEEGWKAQFVSGIIMPLLTFISNIGYVLICVVGGIMVTKKKIEIGDIQAFIQYSKQFTQPIVQTANIANILQSTVASAERVFELLDEIEEIEDSVDAKVLKSPKGEVKFEHVRFGYKEDIALIEDMNIDVKQGQTIAIVGPTGAGKTTLVNLLMRFYEINEGRITIDGIDIRNLQRGNLRSNFGMVLQDTWLFNGTIRDNIGYGREGATEEEVINAAKAAHADHFIRTLPEGYDTVLNEEASNISQGQRQLLTIARAILANPSILILDEATSSVDTRTEIYIQKAMAELMKGRTSFVIAHRLSTIRDSDLILVMNNGSVIEKGNHEELLEQKGFYADLYNSQFTSGSLEKEAI, from the coding sequence ATGAGTGAACAAAAAAAAGGGGCTAAGTCAGGTGGACATATGGGACCACATATGGGGATGCCTGTAGAAAAAGCAAAAGATTTCAAAGGTACACTTAAAAGACTTCTCAAATATTTAAAGCCACGAAAATTTCAAATTATTATAGTATTCTTTATGGCTATTTTAAGTACAGTTTTTAGTATTGTAAGTCCCAAAATTATGGGAAGAGCAACAACTAAATTATTTGAAGGTCTTATGGCTAAATTTATGGCAGCAAAGATGCACAAGCCTATTCCCAGCGTTGATTTTGGATATATAAAACATATACTTTTTATTTTAGTGATCCTTTATGCTATTAGTGCATTTTTTAGCTATATTCAACAATTTATTATGGCTGGAGTTGCACAGAAAACAGTTTTAGAAATGCGTAAAGATATAAATGACAAGCTTCAACGTTTACCACTTAAGTTTTTTGATTCACGTACTCATGGTGAAATTTTAAGTCGTGTTACAAATGATGTTGATAATATTGCTACAACATTACAACAAAGTTTAACACAACTTATTACATCAGTGGTGACTATTGTAGGAGTTATCATTATGATGCTTACAATAAGTCCACTTATGACTCTTATTGCTTTTGTAACTTTGCCGCTTTGTGCTATTGTGACAAAGAAAATAGCGTCTACTTCACAAAAATATTTTTCAGGACAACAAAAGGAACTAGGTAATTTAAATGGGCATGTGGAAGAGATGTATACAGGACATAAGATAGTAAAAGCTTTTGGTCGTGAAGGTGATTCCATTGATAAATTCAATGAAATTAATGAAAAACTTTATGAGGAAGGATGGAAGGCCCAGTTTGTTTCTGGTATTATAATGCCTTTACTAACTTTTATAAGCAATATAGGATATGTGCTTATATGTGTAGTTGGGGGAATTATGGTAACTAAAAAGAAAATTGAGATTGGTGACATACAAGCATTTATTCAATATTCTAAACAGTTTACTCAACCAATAGTTCAAACAGCAAATATAGCTAACATTCTTCAATCCACTGTTGCATCAGCTGAACGTGTTTTTGAACTTCTTGATGAAATTGAGGAAATTGAAGATAGTGTTGATGCAAAAGTTTTAAAATCACCAAAAGGCGAGGTCAAATTTGAGCATGTTAGGTTTGGATATAAGGAAGATATAGCTCTTATTGAAGATATGAATATAGATGTAAAACAAGGACAGACAATTGCTATTGTAGGACCAACTGGAGCTGGTAAAACAACACTAGTAAATTTATTAATGCGTTTCTATGAAATAAATGAAGGTAGAATTACTATCGACGGTATTGACATTAGAAATTTACAACGAGGTAATTTACGAAGCAATTTTGGTATGGTACTACAAGATACATGGCTTTTTAATGGTACAATAAGAGATAATATAGGATATGGACGTGAAGGAGCTACAGAAGAAGAAGTTATTAATGCAGCGAAAGCGGCTCATGCTGATCATTTTATTAGGACTCTTCCAGAGGGGTATGATACAGTACTAAATGAGGAAGCTTCTAATATTTCACAAGGACAAAGACAACTTTTGACTATTGCCAGGGCAATACTTGCTAATCCATCTATATTAATTCTTGATGAAGCTACAAGTAGTGTTGATACAAGAACAGAGATTTATATTCAAAAAGCTATGGCAGAGTTAATGAAAGGAAGAACAAGTTTTGTTATTGCACATAGGCTATCTACAATTCGTGACTCAGATTTAATACTTGTTATGAATAATGGTAGTGTTATTGAAAAAGGTAATCATGAAGAACTTTTAGAACAAAAAGGATTTTATGCTGATCTTTATAATAGTCAGTTTACTAGTGGAAGTTTAGAAAAAGAGGCTATTTAA
- a CDS encoding ATP-dependent Clp protease ATP-binding subunit: MKLCSICNKNIATIFISKIIDGKPKMQGLCIDCARKMGIPVIDQLMQQTGMSKEEVENLTDQMKGMLQDIDIEELSNNELFSNLSEGLFPFMKDEDGIVEEVEEEVQEEASSEDEFILENKEFNDNNEEKFSGTREQSKAKSKNKHFRNKKKYLDKYGVNLTDKAKNKEVDKIIGRDKEIDRVIQILNRRTKNNPILIGEPGVGKTAIAEGLAVKIADKEVPHKLLNAEIYLLDLTAIVAGTQFRGQFEGRMKAILKEAKESENVILIIDEVHNIMGAGEVQGGAMNAANILKPALAKGEIQLIGATTLEEYRKHIEKDSALERRFQPVLVDEPTVEETIEILKGIKGYYEDYHKVIISDKVIEAAANLSQRYITDRFLPDKAIDVIDEAGSRANLKNKNLTRLETLKQELSNLQDDKRKAAESDDYEKAAEYKMRECKLGEEIRKIEEKNGQSEITVEDIAYVIEAWTKIPVQKITEEEAKKLLSLEKSLHKRVIGQNEAIVSLSKTIRRNRSGFRKKKKPASFIFVGPTGVGKTELVKALAVELFGNEDAMIRIDMSEYMEKHTVSKLIGAPPGYIGYDQGGQLTEKVRRKPYSVILLDEIEKAHPDVFNMLLQILEDGRLTDSQGRTVFFENTVIIMTSNAGTNFKSNGIGFNNAGYAALEDNAKEALKETFRPEFLNRVDEVIVFDQLNTEELRSIVDLMLKEVVDEVLEKNMSIEVSKEVKDFILEKGYDEKYGARPLRRTIQRYIEDEIAEIYLENKLKEGSHIKVKLKEGKVVVES; encoded by the coding sequence ATGAAATTGTGTTCTATTTGCAATAAAAATATAGCAACTATATTTATTTCAAAAATTATAGATGGAAAACCTAAAATGCAAGGTTTATGTATAGACTGTGCTAGAAAAATGGGGATCCCGGTTATAGATCAGTTGATGCAACAAACAGGAATGTCTAAAGAGGAAGTTGAAAATCTTACAGATCAAATGAAGGGGATGCTTCAAGATATAGATATTGAAGAATTAAGTAATAACGAGTTATTTTCTAATTTATCTGAAGGATTATTTCCATTTATGAAAGATGAGGATGGCATTGTAGAAGAAGTTGAAGAAGAGGTTCAAGAAGAAGCCTCAAGTGAAGATGAATTTATATTAGAAAATAAAGAATTTAATGATAATAATGAAGAAAAATTTTCAGGGACAAGAGAACAATCTAAAGCTAAATCAAAAAATAAGCACTTTAGAAATAAAAAGAAGTATCTTGATAAGTATGGAGTAAATTTAACAGATAAGGCAAAGAACAAAGAAGTTGATAAGATTATAGGAAGAGATAAAGAAATTGATAGAGTTATTCAAATACTTAACAGAAGAACAAAAAATAATCCAATATTGATTGGAGAGCCAGGGGTAGGTAAGACAGCTATTGCAGAGGGATTGGCTGTGAAAATTGCTGATAAGGAAGTGCCTCATAAGCTTCTAAATGCTGAAATATATCTTCTTGATTTAACGGCTATTGTGGCGGGCACACAATTTAGAGGGCAATTTGAGGGTAGAATGAAAGCAATTTTAAAAGAAGCTAAAGAGAGTGAAAATGTTATTCTTATAATTGATGAAGTTCATAATATTATGGGAGCTGGAGAAGTTCAAGGTGGAGCAATGAATGCTGCTAATATTTTAAAACCTGCTCTTGCAAAAGGAGAAATACAGTTAATAGGAGCAACTACTCTTGAGGAGTATAGAAAGCATATTGAGAAGGATTCTGCTTTAGAGAGAAGATTTCAGCCAGTATTAGTTGATGAGCCTACTGTAGAAGAAACTATAGAAATTTTAAAAGGAATAAAGGGTTATTATGAAGATTATCATAAAGTAATAATATCTGATAAGGTAATAGAGGCAGCAGCTAACTTATCTCAAAGATATATTACTGATAGATTTTTACCAGATAAAGCGATTGATGTGATTGATGAAGCGGGTTCAAGGGCAAACTTAAAAAATAAGAATCTTACTAGGCTAGAAACTTTAAAGCAAGAGTTATCAAATCTTCAAGATGATAAAAGAAAAGCTGCGGAAAGCGATGATTACGAAAAAGCTGCAGAGTATAAAATGAGAGAATGTAAACTAGGGGAAGAAATAAGGAAAATTGAAGAAAAAAACGGTCAATCAGAGATTACTGTTGAAGATATAGCTTATGTTATAGAAGCTTGGACTAAAATACCAGTACAGAAGATTACAGAAGAGGAAGCTAAGAAGTTATTAAGTCTAGAGAAAAGTCTCCATAAAAGAGTCATTGGACAGAATGAAGCTATAGTTAGTTTATCAAAGACTATTAGAAGAAATCGCTCAGGATTTAGAAAAAAGAAAAAGCCAGCTTCATTTATATTTGTAGGACCTACTGGGGTTGGTAAAACAGAACTAGTAAAGGCATTAGCTGTAGAGCTTTTTGGTAATGAAGATGCTATGATTAGAATAGATATGTCTGAATATATGGAAAAACATACAGTGTCTAAACTTATAGGAGCTCCTCCTGGATATATAGGATATGATCAAGGAGGGCAATTGACTGAGAAAGTTAGAAGAAAGCCGTATTCAGTAATACTTCTAGATGAAATTGAAAAAGCTCATCCTGACGTATTCAATATGCTTCTTCAAATTCTTGAAGACGGAAGGCTTACAGATAGTCAAGGAAGAACAGTATTTTTTGAAAATACAGTAATTATCATGACTTCTAATGCTGGAACTAACTTTAAGTCAAATGGAATAGGATTTAATAATGCTGGGTATGCTGCATTAGAAGACAATGCCAAGGAAGCGTTAAAAGAAACTTTTAGACCAGAGTTTTTAAATAGGGTAGACGAAGTAATAGTATTCGATCAACTTAATACAGAAGAACTTCGTAGTATAGTAGATTTGATGCTTAAAGAAGTTGTAGATGAAGTATTAGAAAAGAATATGAGTATAGAGGTTTCTAAGGAAGTGAAAGACTTTATATTAGAAAAAGGATATGATGAAAAGTATGGAGCAAGACCTTTAAGAAGAACAATTCAAAGATATATTGAAGATGAGATTGCAGAAATATATCTTGAAAACAAGCTTAAAGAAGGATCTCATATAAAGGTAAAATTAAAAGAAGGAAAAGTAGTAGTTGAAAGTTAG